In Ptychodera flava strain L36383 unplaced genomic scaffold, AS_Pfla_20210202 Scaffold_54__1_contigs__length_889265_pilon, whole genome shotgun sequence, one genomic interval encodes:
- the LOC139128451 gene encoding uncharacterized protein yields MNINSGENPDSQDVIQWRSVLPMVLPHEFRQEAMKGVHDDCGHLGQDRAIDLLRAQFYWPLISADMKKYICTCKRCTQRKDEAGLKTHAPMLSTETSQPLELVCMDFLSLEECKGGIKDLLVITDQFLEVCCSDTDTQPDS; encoded by the coding sequence atgaatattaactCTGGGGAGAACCCTGACAGCCAGGACGTCATCCAGTGGAGAAGTGTACTACCAATGGTGCTGCCACATGAATTTCGCCAGGAAGCAATGAAAGGGGTCCATGATGATTGTGGACACCTGGGACAGGATCGAGCAATTGACTTATTGAGAGCTCAGTTTTATTGGCCCCTGATATCTGCTGATATGAAGAAGTACATTTGTACGTGTAAGAGATGTACTCAAAGGAAGGACGAGGCAGGACTGAAGACCCATGCTCCGATGTTGAGTACTGAAACTTCCCAACCACTAGAACTCGTCTGTATGGACTTCTTGAGCCTTGAAGAATGTAAAGGCGGGATCAAGGACTTGCTGGTGATCACTGATCAGTTTCTCGAAGTTTGCTGTAGCGATACTGACACACAACCAGACAGCTAA